The following proteins are co-located in the Carassius gibelio isolate Cgi1373 ecotype wild population from Czech Republic chromosome A21, carGib1.2-hapl.c, whole genome shotgun sequence genome:
- the LOC127941999 gene encoding lissencephaly-1 homolog B-like, with protein sequence MVLSQRQRDELNRAIADYLRSNGYEEAYSVFKKETEMDMNEELDKKYAGLLEKKWTSVIRLQKKVMELESKLNEATAEITLGGPMGQKRDPKEWIPRPPEKYALSGHRSPVTRVIFHPVFSLMVSASEDATIKVWDYEAGDFERTLKGHTDSVQDISFDQTGKLLASCSADMTIKLWDFQGFECIRTMHGHDHNVSSVAIMPNGDHIVSASRDKTIKMWEVATGYCVKTFTGHREWVRMVRPNQDGTLLASCSNDQTVRVWVVANKECKAELREHEHVVECISWAPESAHPTISEATGSENKKSGKPGPFLLSGSRDKTIKMWDISTGMCLMTLVGHDNWVRGLLFHPGGRFVVSCADDKTLRIWDYKNKRCMKTLSAHEHFVTSLDFHKTSPYVVTGSVDQTVKVWECR encoded by the exons AAATCGAGCAATAGCAGATTATTTGCGCTCTAATGGCTATGAAGAAGCATATTCTGTCTTTAAGAAGGAGACCGAGATGGATATG AATGAAGAGTTGGATAAGAAGTATGCAGgccttttggaaaaaaaatggaCTTCAGTCATCAGATTACAAAAAAAG GTAATGGAGCTGGAGTCCAAATTAAATGAAGCTACGGCAGAGATCACTTTAGGAGGCCCCATGGGACAGAAACGAGACCCCAAAGAGTGGATCCCACGCCCGCCTGAGAAGTACGCCCTCAGCGGCCACAGAAGCCCTGTCACACGTGTCATCTTCCACCCTGTGTTCAGCCTCATGGTCTCCGCCTCAGAGGATGCCACTataaag GTTTGGGACTACGAGGCTGGGGATTTCGAGCGCACCCTGAAGGGTCACACTGACTCAGTGCAGGACATTTCCTTTGATCAGACTGGAAAACTGCTGGCTTCTTGTTCTGCAGATATGACCATCAAACTCTGGGACTTCCAGGGCTTTGAGTGCATCAGGACCATGCACG GACATGATCATAATGTGTCGTCAGTTGCCATTATGCCCAACGGTGATCACATAGTGTCTGCTTCCAGGGATAAGACCATTAAAATGTGGGAGGTGGCCACAGG TTACTGTGTGAAGACGTTCACGGGTCACAGGGAGTGGGTGCGTATGGTCCGGCCAAATCAAGATGGTACACTGTTGGCCAGCTGCTCTAATGACCAGACGGTGCGTGTGTGGGTGGTGGCCAACAAGGAGTGCAAGGCAGAGCTGCGGGAGCACGAGCACGTGGTGGAGTGCATTTCCTGGGCCCCTGAGAGCGCACACCCCACCATATCTGAGGCTACAGGTTCTGAG AACAAGAAAAGTGGAAAGCCTGGGCCATTCCTGTTATCTGGGTCCAGAGACAAGACCATTAAAATGTGGGACATAAGTACTGGCATGTGCCTTATGACACTG GTCGGTCATGATAACTGGGTGCGTGGATTGCTGTTCCATCCTGGTGGGAGATTTGTAGTGAGCTGCGCTGATGACAAGACCCTTCGTATCTGGGACTATAAGAACAAGCGCTGCATGAAGACCCTGAGTGCCCATGAACACTTTGTTACCTCTCTGG ATTTCCACAAGACTTCTCCTTATGTGGTGACAGGAAGTGTAGATCAAACGGTTAAAGTGTGGGAATGTCGCTGA